One genomic region from Flagellimonas oceani encodes:
- a CDS encoding DinB family protein: MTELQTLIKQTENAFEWTNKLIVSVPMDKWDIMADGIESNVSWQVGHQIISIYYHTIMTTVGHISELIENLDLRLYTEICNYNTFASDMVGKTDSNQLLEHLKLMQEKSLAVISSLSENDLQNAVEPTKVPHPVAKTKFDAIDWNIKHTMWHCGQIATIKRIVDNSFDYGIKRPKKEENK; the protein is encoded by the coding sequence ATGACTGAACTTCAAACCCTTATCAAACAAACTGAAAATGCATTTGAGTGGACAAACAAATTGATTGTTTCTGTTCCAATGGACAAATGGGATATCATGGCCGATGGAATTGAGTCAAATGTAAGCTGGCAGGTCGGGCATCAAATAATCAGTATTTATTACCATACGATAATGACGACGGTAGGACACATTTCCGAATTGATTGAAAACCTTGATTTACGTCTATATACCGAAATCTGTAACTATAATACTTTTGCAAGTGATATGGTTGGAAAAACGGATTCCAATCAGTTATTGGAGCATTTAAAACTTATGCAGGAAAAATCTTTGGCAGTAATTAGTTCCTTATCAGAAAATGATTTACAGAATGCTGTTGAACCAACTAAAGTTCCACACCCGGTAGCCAAAACTAAATTTGATGCTATTGACTGGAATATTAAGCATACGATGTGGCATTGCGGGCAAATTGCGACCATAAAACGGATTGTTGATAATTCATTCGATTATGGGATTAAAAGACCTAAAAAAGAGGAAAATAAATAG